The Streptomyces achromogenes DNA segment GCTCGTCTACCCCAACACCGCGGGCTACCAGATGGACTCGAACGAGTCCCCGTTCCACGACCTGCCGCTGCCGCCCAAGGTCGTGATCGACCAGGCCCCCGGCTCCCCCCGCCCCCGCTGGCGCCTCGACCGCCACCACCCCTAGGGACACGCCCGTCATGGACCACCCCCTGCACCGGCCGCCCGTCGTCCGCCAGGTCTGCGAACTCATCGGCGCCACACCACTGTTCGAGCTGTGCCGTACCGAGGGCGAGGCCCGGCTTCTGCTGAAGCTGGAACAGTTCAACCCGACCGGCACCGCCAAGATCCGTATGGCCCGGCAGATGGTTCTCGACGCCGAGGAACGCGGGCTGCTCCGCCCCGGCGGTCGGATCATCGAATCCACCTCCGGCAACACCGGCCTGGGCCTCGCGGTCGTCGCGGCCGAACGCGGCTACTCCTTCACCGCCGTCGTCGACCACCACGCGGCGGCGGACAAGCTGCGCGCCATGAAGGCACTCGGCGCCGAGCTGGTGTACGTGGCCGCGGACGGTGACGAGGAACTGGCCACCGCCGCCCGCGAGGAGCTCGCGGAGCGGATGGCGGCCGAGACCGACAACGCGTACTTCACCGAGCAGCACAACAACCTGGCCAACGGTGTCGGCTACCATCCGGTCGCCCGCGAACTCGACGCCGCGCTCGACGGACGCGTCGATGTGCTGATCGGGGCCGTCGGCACCGGCGGCGGGCTGTTCGGGACCGGCGGCGCGCTGCGCCGGACCGTGCCCGCAGTGCGGATCGTCGGCGTCGAACCGAAGGGATCCATCGCCTTCGGCGGACCCGCCCACGACTACTACCAGTCCGGCACCGGCACACCCGAGGGCGCCACCATCGGCGCCATGGTCGACTACAGCCTGCTGGACGAGGGTGTGAAGGTGGGCGACGTCGAGGCGTTCGCCACCGCCCGGGTCGTCGCCCGCCGCACCGGGCTGCTGATCGGCGGCTCGGCCGGCGGTGTCGTGCACGAGGCCCTTACCCGCCTCCCCTCGCTCCCGCCCGGCACGACTATGGTCGCGTTGATCAACGACGGCGGGGAGAAGTACATGGACACGGTCTTCGACGACGACTGGATGGCAGCCCGCGGCCTCCTGTCTCCCACGGCCGAGCGCGAGGTCGAGGAGACACTGGCGAAACTCCGCAGACTCCCCACATCGCAGGACACCCCGCAAGCCCGTTCGCCGCACACGTCGCAGGAACAGATCTGATGCAGCCCTCCCTCGCCCG contains these protein-coding regions:
- a CDS encoding cysteine synthase family protein produces the protein MDHPLHRPPVVRQVCELIGATPLFELCRTEGEARLLLKLEQFNPTGTAKIRMARQMVLDAEERGLLRPGGRIIESTSGNTGLGLAVVAAERGYSFTAVVDHHAAADKLRAMKALGAELVYVAADGDEELATAAREELAERMAAETDNAYFTEQHNNLANGVGYHPVARELDAALDGRVDVLIGAVGTGGGLFGTGGALRRTVPAVRIVGVEPKGSIAFGGPAHDYYQSGTGTPEGATIGAMVDYSLLDEGVKVGDVEAFATARVVARRTGLLIGGSAGGVVHEALTRLPSLPPGTTMVALINDGGEKYMDTVFDDDWMAARGLLSPTAEREVEETLAKLRRLPTSQDTPQARSPHTSQEQI